The Huiozyma naganishii CBS 8797 chromosome 6, complete genome genome includes a window with the following:
- the KNAG0F00340 gene encoding 60S ribosomal protein eL37 (similar to Saccharomyces cerevisiae RPL37B (YDR500C) and RPL37A (YLR185W); ancestral locus Anc_1.62), translating into MGKGTPSFGKRHNKTHTLCKRCGKRSFHVQKSTCAACGYPAAKTRSFNWGAKSKRRTTTGTGRMQYMKHVARRFKNGFQTGAAKKAASA; encoded by the coding sequence AGGGTACTCCATCTTTCGGTAAGCGTCACAACAAAACTCACACTTTGTGTAAGAGATGTGGTAAGCGTTCTTTCCACGTTCAAAAGTCCACCTGTGCTGCCTGTGGCTACCCAGCTGCCAAGACCAGATCTTTCAACTGGGGTGCTAAGTCTAAGAGAAGAACCACCACTGGTACCGGTAGAATGCAATACATGAAGCACGTTGCTAGAAGATTCAAGAACGGTTTCCAAACCGGTGCCGCAAAGAAGGCCGCTTCTGCTTAA